The Candidatus Saccharibacteria bacterium genome has a segment encoding these proteins:
- a CDS encoding ParB/RepB/Spo0J family partition protein: MAKTKGLGRGLESLIPTEVIQEQIQASRNTGVQEIDLAHIVPNPHQPRTNFKPEAIDELAQSLEQHGLVQPVVVIKNNNEFQLIAGERRVRAAKQLKWKTIPALVRTADEQQQLELALVENIHRDDLNPLEIAASYIKLVELFGLEVVEVAEKAGKAESTVRNIIRLLNLPQEAKDALTDKVITEGHARQILALKDPKKQQELLSLIKKHDWSVRQTEMFTKRFKTKGSTKEVAAKRTLSETPQTKKLSQVYNRTVRIQRTAKGGRLMFEFKNESDLKKLTKRLAELE; encoded by the coding sequence ATGGCAAAAACAAAAGGACTAGGCAGGGGACTGGAGAGTTTAATACCCACAGAAGTTATACAGGAGCAAATACAAGCTTCGCGAAATACCGGAGTACAAGAAATTGATCTCGCTCATATTGTTCCAAACCCTCATCAGCCACGAACGAATTTTAAACCAGAGGCCATTGATGAACTTGCTCAGTCTTTAGAGCAACACGGATTGGTCCAACCGGTAGTTGTTATAAAAAATAACAATGAGTTTCAGCTTATTGCTGGTGAGCGGCGTGTGCGTGCAGCAAAGCAGCTCAAATGGAAAACAATCCCAGCGTTAGTCCGCACTGCAGATGAGCAACAGCAACTAGAGCTAGCCTTAGTCGAAAATATTCACCGGGACGATTTAAATCCTTTGGAGATTGCTGCTAGCTACATTAAGCTTGTTGAGCTATTTGGGCTGGAAGTTGTAGAGGTTGCCGAAAAAGCAGGTAAGGCGGAGAGTACTGTTCGGAATATTATTCGTTTGCTTAATCTACCCCAAGAAGCAAAGGACGCACTAACGGATAAGGTTATTACTGAAGGGCATGCTCGGCAGATCCTCGCCTTAAAAGACCCGAAAAAACAGCAAGAGCTGCTAAGTCTTATCAAAAAACACGACTGGTCCGTGCGGCAGACGGAAATGTTTACTAAACGGTTTAAAACCAAGGGGAGCACTAAAGAAGTTGCGGCAAAACGAACGCTATCAGAAACACCGCAAACGAAGAAACTCAGCCAGGTTTATAACCGCACGGTGCGTATTCAGCGTACTGCCAAAGGTGGCCGGCTTATGTTTGAATTTAAAAACGAATCAGATTTAAAAAAGTTAACAAAACGCTTAGCCGA
- a CDS encoding ParA family protein, which produces MQKVLAVANQKGGVGKTTTTINLGSALARAGYKVLLVDLDPQANTTSGLGVARPETSIYDLLFDDSKTAQTVVDAGEVSLIPSHPNLAAAEVELVSELNRERRLQNILQTTAFDYVLIDCPPSLGILTINALTAADGVLIPVQAEYYALEGLSQLVDSIQRVRVALNPRLTISGVVLTMVDERTSLSKEVLEQVKRHFGELVFSEFVPRNVRLAEAPSHGVSVFEHDKWSKGARAYKTIANELVKRIG; this is translated from the coding sequence GTGCAAAAAGTGCTTGCGGTGGCTAACCAAAAGGGTGGGGTTGGCAAGACAACGACTACTATTAATTTGGGTAGCGCACTAGCTCGTGCAGGCTATAAAGTGCTGTTGGTCGATCTTGACCCACAAGCTAATACAACCAGTGGACTCGGAGTTGCCCGACCAGAAACCTCAATATATGATCTTCTGTTTGACGACAGCAAAACGGCCCAAACCGTTGTTGATGCGGGTGAAGTTTCATTAATTCCATCACATCCTAATCTGGCTGCCGCAGAAGTAGAGCTGGTTAGCGAGCTTAATAGGGAACGACGGTTGCAGAATATTCTACAAACCACAGCGTTCGACTATGTATTGATAGACTGTCCGCCGTCTTTAGGGATATTAACAATCAATGCGCTTACCGCCGCAGATGGAGTGTTGATTCCTGTCCAGGCTGAATATTACGCGCTTGAGGGGTTGAGTCAGTTAGTTGATTCTATTCAACGAGTTCGTGTTGCGCTAAATCCACGCCTGACTATATCTGGTGTCGTGCTGACTATGGTTGATGAGAGGACCAGCTTATCAAAAGAGGTGCTAGAGCAGGTTAAACGACACTTTGGCGAACTTGTATTTAGTGAATTTGTGCCACGGAATGTCCGCTTAGCTGAAGCACCAAGCCACGGGGTTAGTGTGTTTGAGCATGACAAATGGAGCAAGGGCGCTCGCGCGTACAAAACGATAGCGAATGAATTAGTGAAACGAATTGGGTAG